Proteins found in one Mustela lutreola isolate mMusLut2 chromosome 10, mMusLut2.pri, whole genome shotgun sequence genomic segment:
- the SYTL1 gene encoding synaptotagmin-like protein 1 isoform X1 — MPQRGHPFQERLWALPSRLMAHGPQPEADALLDLSFLTEEEQEAIADVLKRDARLRQLEEGRVSKLRASLADPGQLKILTGDWFQEARSQRHHHAHLGSDLVRASIRRKKSSMGDQAPGSDGEAEAAEKEVEEEPEPRLVVDKAPQETLSKAEKPDSPSPYVPLKSSDHEEEPQSQEAPGSGAPQVYTEEADPEPEPRPRGAESPPPPGQTQTAPEILQNGEEAPGPSPSLDRMLSSSSSVSSLNSSTLSGSLLSLSGEAEAGAVQVRGSVHFGLRYEPGTAELRVHVIQCQGLAAARRRRSDPYVKSYLLPDKQSKRKTAVKKRNLNPVFNETLRYSVPQAELRGRVLSLSVWHRESLGRNIFLGEVEVPLDTWDWDSEPTWLPLQPRVPHSPDDLPSRGLLSLSLKYVPAGSEGAGLPPSGELHFWVKEAQDLVPLRSGTPDTYVQCSVLPDDSHASRQRTRVVRRSLSPVFNHTMVYDGFRPADLHQACAELSLWDHGALTSRQLGGTRLSLGTGSSYGLQVPWMDSTAEEKQLWQMLLERPCEWVDGLLPLRTDLVPRT, encoded by the exons ATGCCCCAGAGGGGACACCCATTTCAGGAGAGGCTCTGGGCCCTGCCCAGCCGCCTCATGGCGCATGGGCCACAGCCTGAGGCTGATGCACTCTTGGACCTCAGCTTCCTGacggaggaggagcaggaggccaTTGCTGATGTCCTGAAGCGAGATGCCCGCCTTCGCCAGTTGGAGGAGGGCCGCGTCAg CAAGCTCCGGGCCTCGCTGGCAGACCCTGGGCAGCTGAAGATCCTGACAGGAGACTGGTTCCAGGAAGCGCGCTCACAACGGCACCACCATGCCCACCTTGGCTCTGATCTTGTCCGAGCCTCTATCCGCAGAAAGAAGAGCTCCATGG GAGATCAGGCTCCAGGCAGCGATGGGGAGGCTGAAGCTGCTGAGAAAGAAGTTGAAGAGGAGCCGGAGCCCAG GCTCGTCGTGGACAAGGCACCCCAAGAGACGCTCAGCAAGGCTGAG AAACCTGATTCCCCTTCACCATATGTCCCCCTAAAGTCTTCAGATCATGAGGAAGAGCCCCAGTCCCAGGAAG ccccgggcTCTGGGGCCCCACAGGTCTACACGGAGGAGGCGGACCCAGAGCCGGAGCCACGGCCGCGGGGAGCGGAGTCGCCGCCACCCCCAGGCCAG ACCCAGACGGCACCCGAGATCTTGCAGAACGGGGAGGAAGCTCCcgggcccagcccctccctcgACCGCATGCTCAGCAGCAGCTCCTCCGTGTCCAGCCTCAACTCCTCCACg CTGAGCGGCAGCCTGCTGAGCCTGTCGGGGGAGGCCGAGGCCGGCGCGGTGCAGGTGCGCGGCTCCGTGCACTTCGGGCTACGCTACGAGCCGGGCACCGCCGAGCTGCGCGTGCACGTGATCCAGTGCCAGGGCCTGGCTGCCGCGCGACGCCGCCGCTCCGATCC CTACGTCAAAAGCTACCTCCTCCCGGATAAGCAGAGCAAGCGCAAGACGGCGGTGAAGAAACGGAATCTGAACCCGGTCTTCAACGAGACTCTGAGG TACTCCGTCCCGCAGGCCGAGCTCCGGGGCCGCGTGCTGAGCCTGTCCGTGTGGCACCGCGAGAGCCTGGGTCGCAACATCTTTCTGGGGGAAGTCGAAGTGCCTCTCGACACGTGGGACTGGGACTCTGAGCCCACCTGGCTCCCTCTGCAGCCCCGG GTCCCACACTCTCCCGACGACCTCCCCAGCCGCGGgctgctctccctttccctcaagTACGTCCCCGCCGGCTCCGAGG GCGCGGGACTGCCCCCCAGCGGGGAGCTGCACTTCTGGGTGAAGGAAGCTCAGGACCTCGTGCCGCTGCGCTCAGGAACCCCCGATACCTACGTACAGTG TTCAGTGCTGCCCGATGACAGCCACGCCAGCCGCCAACGGACAAGGGTTGTACGACGCAGCCTCAGCCCTGTGTTCAACCATACGATGGTTTACGATGGCTTCAGGCCTGCTGACTTGCACCAGGCCTGTGCTGAGCTTTCCCTCTGGGACCATGGGGCCCTGACCAGCCGCCAGCTGGGCGGCACACGCCTCAGCCTGGGCACTG GGAGCAGCTACGGGCTCCAGGTACCCTGGATGGATTCCACAGCGGAGGAGAAGCAGCTGTGGCAGATGCTTCTGGAGCGACCATGTGAGTGGGTGGATGGCCTTCTGCCCCTCAGAACCGACCTGGTCCCCAGGACATAG
- the SYTL1 gene encoding synaptotagmin-like protein 1 isoform X2 has translation MPQRGHPFQERLWALPSRLMAHGPQPEADALLDLSFLTEEEQEAIADVLKRDARLRQLEEGRVSKLRASLADPGQLKILTGDWFQEARSQRHHHAHLGSDLVRASIRRKKSSMGDQAPGSDGEAEAAEKEVEEEPEPRLVVDKAPQETLSKAEKPDSPSPYVPLKSSDHEEEPQSQEAPGSGAPQVYTEEADPEPEPRPRGAESPPPPGQTQTAPEILQNGEEAPGPSPSLDRMLSSSSSVSSLNSSTLSGSLLSLSGEAEAGAVQVRGSVHFGLRYEPGTAELRVHVIQCQGLAAARRRRSDPYVKSYLLPDKQSKRKTAVKKRNLNPVFNETLRYSVPQAELRGRVLSLSVWHRESLGRNIFLGEVEVPLDTWDWDSEPTWLPLQPRVPHSPDDLPSRGLLSLSLKYVPAGSEVQCCPMTATPAANGQGLYDAASALCSTIRWFTMASGLLTCTRPVLSFPSGTMGP, from the exons ATGCCCCAGAGGGGACACCCATTTCAGGAGAGGCTCTGGGCCCTGCCCAGCCGCCTCATGGCGCATGGGCCACAGCCTGAGGCTGATGCACTCTTGGACCTCAGCTTCCTGacggaggaggagcaggaggccaTTGCTGATGTCCTGAAGCGAGATGCCCGCCTTCGCCAGTTGGAGGAGGGCCGCGTCAg CAAGCTCCGGGCCTCGCTGGCAGACCCTGGGCAGCTGAAGATCCTGACAGGAGACTGGTTCCAGGAAGCGCGCTCACAACGGCACCACCATGCCCACCTTGGCTCTGATCTTGTCCGAGCCTCTATCCGCAGAAAGAAGAGCTCCATGG GAGATCAGGCTCCAGGCAGCGATGGGGAGGCTGAAGCTGCTGAGAAAGAAGTTGAAGAGGAGCCGGAGCCCAG GCTCGTCGTGGACAAGGCACCCCAAGAGACGCTCAGCAAGGCTGAG AAACCTGATTCCCCTTCACCATATGTCCCCCTAAAGTCTTCAGATCATGAGGAAGAGCCCCAGTCCCAGGAAG ccccgggcTCTGGGGCCCCACAGGTCTACACGGAGGAGGCGGACCCAGAGCCGGAGCCACGGCCGCGGGGAGCGGAGTCGCCGCCACCCCCAGGCCAG ACCCAGACGGCACCCGAGATCTTGCAGAACGGGGAGGAAGCTCCcgggcccagcccctccctcgACCGCATGCTCAGCAGCAGCTCCTCCGTGTCCAGCCTCAACTCCTCCACg CTGAGCGGCAGCCTGCTGAGCCTGTCGGGGGAGGCCGAGGCCGGCGCGGTGCAGGTGCGCGGCTCCGTGCACTTCGGGCTACGCTACGAGCCGGGCACCGCCGAGCTGCGCGTGCACGTGATCCAGTGCCAGGGCCTGGCTGCCGCGCGACGCCGCCGCTCCGATCC CTACGTCAAAAGCTACCTCCTCCCGGATAAGCAGAGCAAGCGCAAGACGGCGGTGAAGAAACGGAATCTGAACCCGGTCTTCAACGAGACTCTGAGG TACTCCGTCCCGCAGGCCGAGCTCCGGGGCCGCGTGCTGAGCCTGTCCGTGTGGCACCGCGAGAGCCTGGGTCGCAACATCTTTCTGGGGGAAGTCGAAGTGCCTCTCGACACGTGGGACTGGGACTCTGAGCCCACCTGGCTCCCTCTGCAGCCCCGG GTCCCACACTCTCCCGACGACCTCCCCAGCCGCGGgctgctctccctttccctcaagTACGTCCCCGCCGGCTCCGAGG TTCAGTGCTGCCCGATGACAGCCACGCCAGCCGCCAACGGACAAGGGTTGTACGACGCAGCCTCAGCCCTGTGTTCAACCATACGATGGTTTACGATGGCTTCAGGCCTGCTGACTTGCACCAGGCCTGTGCTGAGCTTTCCCTCTGGGACCATGGGGCCCTGA